In Flavobacterium sp. WV_118_3, one DNA window encodes the following:
- a CDS encoding putative quinol monooxygenase: protein MITIVATLRAKAEYQEMVLATLQELVKASLEEDGCKEYRLHISTNNPLEFLFYECWESKAAIDAHMQTTHFLDFQQKATEWLEQSEINRYQPL from the coding sequence ATGATCACTATAGTGGCCACACTTAGGGCGAAAGCGGAATACCAGGAAATGGTTTTGGCGACATTGCAGGAATTGGTAAAAGCATCGTTAGAGGAAGACGGATGTAAAGAATACCGATTGCATATTTCCACGAATAATCCGTTGGAGTTTCTTTTTTATGAATGTTGGGAGAGTAAAGCCGCAATCGATGCGCATATGCAAACCACACACTTTTTGGATTTTCAGCAAAAAGCAACAGAATGGTTGGAACAAAGCGAAATCAATCGGTATCAACCTTTATAA